Proteins from a genomic interval of Medicago truncatula cultivar Jemalong A17 chromosome 3, MtrunA17r5.0-ANR, whole genome shotgun sequence:
- the LOC11443049 gene encoding oil body-associated protein 1A — translation MSSTNGQPHVPGEPTKTTTSVLETATSTIQNFGPLNKIHQHLCAFHFYSHDMTRQVEAHHYCGHQNEEMRQCLIYDSPDKNAKLIGLEYIISENLFLTLPDEEKRLWHSHLFEVKSGFLFMPNVPKPIEHKDMEKVCKTYGKVYHFWQVDRGDKLPLGIPQLMMALTRDGQLYDHLVQGCVDRMGVDFEKERKNREYMTGPKHGIHPLANGAGKGIETRLREVELKHDSPPPSATRVFV, via the exons ATGTCAAGCACCAATGGTCAACCTCATGTACCCGGCGAGCCTACTAAAACCACCACCTCTGTCCTTGAGACTGCCACATCTACTATTCAAAATTTTGGTCCTCTCAACAAAATCCACCAACACCTTTGCGC GTTTCACTTTTACTCACACGACATGACAAGGCAAGTGGAGGCACATCACTATTGTGGACACCAAAACGAGGAGATGAGGCAGTGTCTTATCTACGACAGCCCCGACAAGAATGCCAAGCTTATAGGTCTTGAGTACATCATATCTGAGAACTTGTTCCTGACTCTACCGGACGAGGAGAAGCGACTCTGGCATTCTCATTTGTTCGAGGTAAAGAGTGGTTTCCTCTTCATGCCAAATGTCCCTAAACCCATTGAGCACAAAGACATGGAGAAAGTTTGCAAAACTTATGGTAAAGTCTATCATTTCTGGCAAGTTGATAGAGGTGATAAACTTCCACTTGGGATACCTCAACTTATGATGGCTCTTACTAGAGATGGTCAACTCTATGATCACCTTGTACAAGGTTGTGTGGATCGTATGGGTGTAGACTTTGAGAAGGAGAGAAAGAACAGGGAGTATATGACTGGGCCAAAACATGGAATTCATCCCTTGGCTAATGGTGCCGGTAAGGGTATCGAGACAAGACTCAGGGAGGTCGAGCTTAAGCATGATTCACCTCCTCCTTCTGCCACCAGGGTCTTTGTTTGA
- the LOC11432739 gene encoding MACPF domain-containing protein At1g14780, which produces MEDEGGSSMMFPMEKRALDCLGKGFDLTSDFRMKFSKGLINGGRLVVIDEMNKRDIMVPGGVTIKDVSEDIRCDKGDRVRFKSDVLQFNQMSEMLNQKSAIQGKIPSGYFNAVFDLSGDWFRDAQDIKSLAFDGYFISLYNLHLTASHLILQEELKKSVPAHWDPASLSRFIATYGTHIIVGMAVGGQDVICVKQKHSSKVPPGDLRRHLEDLGDFLFSDLRSPSLLERKTTTTEAKQKVPEVFNRVLQSSTMQFTSISETSSKDGLTIICSKRGGDVFKHSHSSWLQTMASNPEAIHFKFVPISSLLTGIPGSGYLSHAINLYLRYKPTPDDLQYFLEFQIPREWAPMFSELPLRHQRKKTYSPPLQFSFMSPKLHINSTQVVSEQKPVVGLRLYLEGRKCDKLAIHIHHLSSLPNTMTLSSSTTTMWRGSDEDESSNQFAEPIRWKKFAHVCTSVVKYDPNWLHESNSSGVYIVTGAQLISKGNWPRNVLHLRLLFTHIPNCSIRKTEWAAAPEASRKSTFFTNLSTTFSFTQQSVTATQKQAQQAAAAAATALNSGVYPNGPPVPVRSAKMLKYVETCEVLRGPHDAPGHWLVIAAKLVTEGGKVGLQVKFALLDY; this is translated from the exons ATGGAAGATGAGGGTGGTAGTTCGATGATGTTTCCAATGGAGAAGAGAGCTTTGGATTGTCTTGGTAAAGGTTTTGATCTAACAAGTGATTTTAGAATGAAATTTTCTAAGGGATTAATTAATGGTGGAAGATTAGTGGTAATTGATGAAATGAACAAGAGAGATATTATGGTACCAGGTGGTGTTACTATTAAAGATGTTTCAGAAGATATTCGTTGTGACAAAGGTGATCGTGTGAGGTTTAAATCTGATGTTCTTCAATTCAATCAG ATGTCTGAAATGCTGAACCAGAAATCAGCCATACAAGGAAAAATTCCTTCTGGATATTTTAATGCTGTATTTGATCTAAGTGGTGATTGGTTTCGTGATGCTCAAGACATCAAATCTCTTGCTTTTGATGGTTACTTCATTTCTCTTTACAATTTACACTTAACTGCTTCACATCTAATACTGCAAGAGGAACTTAAAAAGTCTGTTCCAGCACACTGGGATCCAGCTTCATTGTCCAG GTTTATTGCGACATATGGTACACACATAATAGTAGGCATGGCTGTTGGAGGTCAAGATGTCATTTGTGTCAAACAAAAACATTCTTCAAAGGTTCCTCCTGGTGATCTCAGAAGACATTTGGAGGATTTAggagattttttattttcagatttAAGAAGCCCTTCTCTACTAGAGAGGAAGACAACAACAACAGAAGCCAAACAAAAA GTCCCAGAGGTTTTTAATCGTGTCTTGCAATCAAGCACAATGCAGTTCACAAGTATTTCAGAAACATCAAGCAAAGAT GGACTCACTATTATTTGCTCAAAAAGAGGAGGAGATGTGTTTAAGCACAGTCACTCGAGTTGGCTCCAAACAATGGCGTCTAATCCTGAAGCAATCCACTTCAAGTTTGTTCCTATTTCATCACTTCTCACAGGAATTCCTGGAAGTGGCTATCTTAGTCATGCAATCAATTTGTATTTAAGAT ATAAGCCTACTCCTGATGACTTACAATACTTCTTGGAGTTTCAAATTCCCAGGGAATGGGCACCTATGTTTTCTGAGCTACCTCTGAGACATCAAAGGAAAAAGACTTATTCTCCTCCACTACAATTTAGTTTCATGTCTCCAAAGCTTCATATCAACTCTACACAG GTAGTAAGTGAACAAAAACCGGTGGTTGGCCTCCGATTATACTTGGAGGGAAGGAAATGTGATAAACTTGCAATTCATATACATCATCTTTCAAGCCTCCCAAATACAATGACACTCTCTTCAAGCACCACGACTATGTGGCGAGGATCCGATGAGGACGAATCCAGCAACCAGTTTGCCGAACCAATAAGATGGAAGAAATTCGCGCATGTGTGCACCTCAGTGGTCAAGTATGACCCCAACTGGTTGCACGAATCAAATTCAAGCGGGGTTTATATCGTAACCGGTGCTCAACTCATCAGCAAAGGGAATTGGCCTAGGAATGTACTTCACCTGCGCCTTCTCTTCACTCACATACCAAATTGCAGCATCAGGAAAACAGAATGGGCTGCTGCACCAGAAGCTTCAAGAAAATCGACTTTCTTCACAAATCTGAGCACAACATTTTCATTCACACAACAAAGTGTTACTGCTACACAGAAACAGGCCCAACAGGCAGCTGCGGCAGCTGCAACTGCACTAAACTCTGGTGTTTATCCAAATGGTCCACCTGTGCCTGTTCGTTCTGCTAAGATGCTTAAATATGTGGAGACATGTGAGGTTTTGCGCGGCCCACATGATGCTCCCGGGCATTGGTTGGTTATTGCTGCTAAGCTTGTGACAGAGGGTGGCAAGGTTGGATTACAGGTCAAGTTTGCATTGTTAGATTACTAG
- the LOC11438952 gene encoding rho GDP-dissociation inhibitor 1, producing MSSTVGAVSSTTNDVPYNSHLEEQEDDAPNSISDDAEETEPEDDDDDKELDLGPQFTLKEQLEKDKDDESLRKWKEQLLGSVDISAVGESKDPEVKIQSLTITTCSESPDLVLPIPFTNDPKKSLFILKEGSQCRMKFTFTVSNNIVSGLKYTNIVSKTGVRVNSRKKMLGTFSPQHEPYTYELEEKTTPSGIFARGTYAARTKFVDDDKKCYLDVSYYFEIQRNWGTPN from the exons ATGTCTTCCACCGTAGGAGCCGTCTCCTCCACAACCAACGATGTTCCTTACAACTCACATTTAGAAGAACAAGAAGATGATGCACCCAACTCCATCTCTGATGATGCTGAAGAAACTGAAcctgaagatgatgatgatgataaagaaTTGGATCTTGGTCCTCAATTTACCCTCAAGGAACAGCTTGAGAAAGATAAA GATGATGAAAGTTTGAGAAAATGGAAAGAGCAACTTCTGGGTAGTGTTGATATATCTGCTGTTGGAG AAAGCAAAGATCCAGAAGTGAAGATACAAAGCCTAACTATTACTACATGTTCAGAGAGTCCTGATCTTGTCCTGCCAATTCCATTTACTAATGATCCTAAGAAGAGTCTCTTCATTCTTAAGGAAGGAAGTCAATGTAGAATGAAATTCACCTTCACTGTCTCAAACAACATTGTTTCTGGTCTCAAATACACCAATATTGTTTCGAAAACTGGGGTTAGAG TGAACAGCAGGAAAAAAATGCTGGGAACTTTTAGTCCTCAGCATGAACCATATACATatgaattggaagaaaaaactACTCCTTCTGGTATATTTGCTAGAGGAACCTATGCAGCAAGAACCAAg TTTGTAGATGATGATAAAAAATGCTACTTGGATGTGAGTTACTACTTTGAAATTCAGAGGAACTGGGGAACACCTAACTGA